One segment of Anatilimnocola aggregata DNA contains the following:
- a CDS encoding S4 domain-containing protein gives MSSAASRFVQSGCRFQDAPFPANRYQTTNSSPMPSRPTTRFTAQGLAKSTRLNAVLKKQFPAWGRQAVERVIGSGKVKLNGRVVKLSSWEVNNGRPLGRLPILQQTRRRGNCLG, from the coding sequence ATGTCTTCAGCCGCCAGCCGCTTCGTACAATCAGGCTGTCGATTTCAAGACGCCCCGTTTCCAGCAAACCGTTATCAAACCACCAACTCATCCCCCATGCCCTCGCGCCCCACAACTCGTTTCACTGCCCAGGGACTCGCCAAGTCCACGCGGCTGAATGCTGTGCTGAAGAAGCAATTTCCAGCTTGGGGCCGCCAGGCTGTCGAGCGCGTCATCGGCAGTGGCAAAGTGAAACTGAATGGGCGGGTCGTCAAGTTGTCGTCTTGGGAAGTGAATAACGGGCGACCGCTTGGGAGATTGCCGATCCTCCAGCAGACAAGACGCCGTGGCAACTGCCTGGGATGA
- a CDS encoding translation initiation factor, protein MRLFSGTTWDQPPKCDRCGLLETECQCPAHLKSLLPPDKQTAKVTVEKRKKGKLVTVVRGLAPTESDLPALLTKLQTSCGAGGSVQADAIEIQGDHAERVRDLLRTIGYRVG, encoded by the coding sequence ATGCGACTCTTCTCCGGCACAACCTGGGACCAGCCACCCAAGTGCGACCGCTGCGGACTCCTCGAAACCGAGTGCCAGTGCCCCGCGCACCTCAAGTCCCTCCTGCCGCCGGACAAGCAAACGGCCAAAGTCACGGTCGAGAAGCGAAAAAAAGGAAAGCTGGTCACCGTCGTCCGCGGCCTGGCACCCACCGAGAGTGACCTCCCCGCACTCCTCACCAAACTGCAAACCAGCTGCGGCGCTGGTGGTTCTGTGCAAGCCGATGCGATCGAGATTCAAGGCGATCATGCCGAGCGCGTGCGCGATTTGCTCCGTACGATTGGCTATCGCGTGGGCTGA
- the mutY gene encoding A/G-specific adenine glycosylase → MDVPADDLLRSAPLRRKLARSILTWFDGAARDLPWRRTRDLYCIWVSEIMLQQTQVATVVGYYERFLAAFPDVRTLAAADEARVLRLWEGLGYYRRARQLHAAAKQVVAEHGGEFPRSYEAVRALPGIGRYTAGAILSIGLDQRLPILEANTIRVLSRLIALRDDPRSTQSQLTLWSVAEAILPAERCGAFNQALMELGSEICTPREPQCATCPVAVCCAARAQGLTKEIPLAAKKTEYTDLTETAVVVRRGNKFLVRQCQPGERWAGLWDFPRFASAAVADESWLTSAREHLASWLGVQIEPIAHLTTTRHGVTRYRITLQVLDARYVSGKVADDLAPPSLRWVTLAELAEVPLCVTGRKITGLLAEKKTKQKSPVQKKPARTKVKRAQPTR, encoded by the coding sequence ATGGATGTACCCGCCGACGATTTGCTCCGTTCCGCGCCGCTGAGGCGCAAACTGGCCCGCTCGATCTTGACGTGGTTCGATGGTGCCGCGCGCGATTTGCCGTGGCGACGGACGCGCGATTTGTACTGCATCTGGGTCAGCGAGATCATGCTGCAGCAAACGCAGGTGGCGACCGTCGTCGGCTATTACGAACGATTTCTTGCCGCGTTTCCCGATGTTCGCACGCTGGCTGCCGCTGACGAAGCGCGCGTCCTCCGATTGTGGGAAGGACTGGGTTACTATCGCCGTGCGCGGCAGTTGCATGCAGCCGCAAAGCAGGTGGTGGCCGAGCATGGGGGGGAGTTTCCGCGCAGTTATGAAGCGGTCCGCGCGCTGCCGGGAATTGGGCGCTATACGGCAGGCGCGATCCTGTCGATTGGTCTCGACCAGCGGTTGCCGATTCTCGAAGCCAACACCATTCGCGTGCTGAGCCGGTTGATTGCCCTGCGCGATGATCCGCGCAGTACGCAGTCGCAACTGACGCTGTGGTCGGTGGCCGAAGCCATCTTGCCCGCCGAGCGGTGCGGCGCGTTCAACCAGGCCCTGATGGAGCTCGGCAGCGAAATCTGCACGCCACGAGAACCGCAGTGCGCGACGTGCCCGGTGGCTGTCTGCTGCGCGGCGCGAGCGCAAGGACTGACCAAAGAGATTCCGCTGGCCGCGAAGAAGACGGAGTACACCGACCTCACCGAGACAGCAGTCGTGGTGCGGCGCGGCAATAAGTTCTTGGTGCGGCAGTGCCAACCCGGCGAACGTTGGGCGGGCCTGTGGGATTTTCCACGGTTTGCTTCGGCAGCAGTCGCTGATGAATCCTGGCTGACGAGTGCGCGCGAGCACTTGGCCAGTTGGTTGGGTGTGCAGATTGAACCGATCGCGCACCTGACGACGACGCGCCACGGCGTGACCCGGTATCGCATCACGCTGCAAGTGCTCGATGCGCGGTATGTTTCGGGCAAGGTTGCCGACGATCTTGCCCCGCCGAGCCTGCGGTGGGTTACGTTGGCCGAGTTGGCCGAAGTCCCGCTCTGCGTGACCGGGCGGAAGATTACCGGCCTGCTGGCGGAGAAGAAAACGAAGCAGAAATCGCCTGTTCAGAAAAAGCCAGCGCGGACGAAGGTCAAGCGCGCTCAGCCCACGCGATAG
- a CDS encoding peptidylprolyl isomerase, whose protein sequence is MSWLLVRSVTTAAMLSLVVLSQTRAQEVKAPAVAATVNGAAISTAQLERELALVVKDRQLTPAQREAIQKEVLAHAIDRRLVLQWLAQSNQAASEQDVDLVQARLLKKLEAESIKLPDYLQAQGQTAAEFREQQRWELTWQRYLDRYLTAANLQKFFEKNRREYDGSELHVAHILLAAPKNADEAAWQELREQAADLRQQISEKKLPFTDAAKQFSKSPTATKGGDIGWIKRREPMPESFSAAAYQLQVGEVSPPVETTFGVHLITCLEVKPGTRTWQEAVDELRPAVIHYLFRWIADKERTTAKIDYTNNWPH, encoded by the coding sequence ATGAGTTGGCTACTTGTTCGCTCTGTCACTACGGCGGCAATGTTGTCGCTTGTCGTGCTTAGTCAGACCCGTGCGCAAGAGGTGAAAGCGCCGGCAGTTGCCGCCACCGTGAATGGCGCGGCCATCAGCACCGCGCAGCTTGAACGAGAGTTGGCCCTGGTGGTGAAGGACCGGCAGTTGACGCCGGCGCAGCGCGAGGCGATTCAGAAAGAAGTGTTGGCGCATGCCATCGACCGGCGACTGGTGTTGCAATGGCTCGCGCAATCGAACCAGGCGGCCAGCGAGCAGGATGTCGATTTGGTGCAAGCCCGCCTGCTGAAGAAGTTGGAAGCGGAGTCGATCAAGCTGCCCGACTATTTGCAGGCACAAGGGCAGACGGCGGCCGAATTTCGCGAGCAGCAGCGGTGGGAACTGACCTGGCAGCGGTATCTCGATCGGTATTTGACGGCCGCGAACTTGCAGAAGTTCTTCGAGAAGAATCGCCGCGAGTACGACGGCAGCGAACTGCACGTTGCTCACATCTTGCTCGCCGCACCCAAAAACGCCGATGAAGCAGCGTGGCAAGAACTGCGCGAGCAGGCAGCCGATCTGCGCCAGCAGATTAGCGAGAAGAAACTGCCGTTCACTGATGCGGCGAAGCAATTTTCGAAATCCCCCACGGCCACCAAGGGGGGCGATATTGGCTGGATCAAGCGCCGCGAACCGATGCCCGAGAGCTTTTCGGCCGCTGCCTATCAACTGCAAGTGGGCGAAGTGAGCCCGCCGGTCGAAACGACCTTCGGCGTCCACTTGATCACCTGCTTGGAAGTTAAGCCCGGTACGCGCACCTGGCAAGAGGCGGTCGATGAACTGCGTCCTGCGGTGATCCACTACTTGTTCCGCTGGATCGCCGATAAAGAACGCACCACCGCGAAGATCGACTACACGAACAACTGGCCGCACTAA